The DNA region TGATTCAGAGGCTGAATTATTGTTCAAATTTTCCTCTTCCATTTTTCCCATGCAGCCACGACCACTTTTTCCCATTTTCATGTTCATATTGTTCACTCCTTTCGTCATTTTTGTTTCTATACACTTTTTACCGAATTAACTTAAGACAATGAACTTCCCATACATTCCTTTCGAAGCGTGTCCCATTACCTGGCAAATGTAGTAAAAAGTACCAGATATAGAAGTTGCAAAAGTCATGGAAGAACTCGGAAATTTTCCTTCTTTTTCTTCGGCTAACGGTGGAATGTAAGAACCTGAAAAAGCAGGCCTATCAAACATCATCGTTCCCATATAAAAGTACGGGGGAGCTCCGCTGGTGACCACAATGCCATGATACATGTCATCATCTAGATTTATAAGTTGAACTCTTACCTGCGCATCCTTGCGAACTATTATTGTTGGGTTTACAAGACCATATACTCCGAAAGAGTACATGGAACCGTTTTCTGGACTTGCCACCACTGGAATTACAATGTTTGAACCATAAAATTCAATAGTGTTCGCGTATTTATCTATCTTAACAGCCGTTGCGGGTGGTAAAACCAAATTTCTGACTTCGGTAGCATTGAGAGATAGAACGGTATTACCTGAATTAAACCCAAAAGGGCTCATGATTTTTCCACTAAAGGCAAAAAGTATTCCGCCAACTCCTATTCCAACGAGAATCAAACCCACTACTAAAATTCCAATTACGCCTCTTTTAGCCATCTCATTCACCTGCTTTCTTAAAAACCTATTTCCCTTTTCATTCTTTCATACTCTTCTTTACTTATCTCACCTTTGGCGTATCTCATCTTCAAAACCTCGAATGCTTCCTCTTCTGAGCCATATCTTCCACCATATCTTCTCTCATACCTAGGAACTGTGAAGATCCATTTTAAGACGTATACTATTCCAATGGCAAAAAGTATGAATCCCACTAAACCTATTATCATCATGCCAATTCCTCCTAATCCAAACCATCCTATATTCCAAGCCCACGGGCCACCAAACCACATCATCTTTGTTTACCTCCTTTTTCTTTTCTTCATCCACCCCCACGGGGTGGGGTAATAAAAGTATACTCCTTTTTATGTT from Mesoaciditoga lauensis cd-1655R = DSM 25116 includes:
- a CDS encoding SHOCT domain-containing protein; its protein translation is MMWFGGPWAWNIGWFGLGGIGMMIIGLVGFILFAIGIVYVLKWIFTVPRYERRYGGRYGSEEEAFEVLKMRYAKGEISKEEYERMKREIGF